The nucleotide sequence TCCGACGGTTTCCAGCCCGAGCCGTTCTCGCTCATCACGCCCATGTGCCAAAGCTGCGGGCCCATTTTGCCGCCGCCGGCGTGCACTTCATCGATAACGTGCTGCCAGCCGGCTAGTGCCTGCTCGCCGTAGAAATGCGGAATGTTAGGATCATTAGATGAGGCTGGGCGCTCTACCACGGTGCCTTCCGACAGAATCAGGCCCACTTGGCCCTCAGCGCGGCGGCGGTAATAAGCGGCTACATCGGGGCCGGGCACGCCGTTGGGGGAGAAGGAACGCGTCATGGGAGCCATGACGATGCGGTTCTTGAGTTGTAAAGACTTTAGCGCAAATGGCGCGAACAAGGCGTTGGTTGACATATACTCGGTTTGTTGAAACAAGAACCGCTACAACCACTAAGCCTACCTGTTTGATTTTTCAACCCAAGAGTATTACTGGAAAAGCCGTTGTTTTCTGCCAGTACTCAGAGCTTAATTGGCCTGTATCAATCCATCAGAATGTCTTTGCGCCTCGACTCCGGCGTGACGCTGATAATCTGGGCTTTACCGTCTTTTATTTCGGCCTCGATGGTGGTTTGATAGGGGGCGTGGAGCTTGAAATGCACGTCCCAGTCGCGGGGCCAGGCGGGGAGTAAGAAGATGCGGCGGCCGTCGGTTTGCAGCAGCATTTCTTGCAAGCCAATCATACCGGAGCCGCCCCAGTTGTGGTCAGGTGTCCAGTCGTAGCCCGGACCCCAGAAGGCAGGGAAACGGCGGCCAGAATCTTGCATTTTCTTCACCGTCAGTTCAGCGGCTTCATCGGTGAGGCCGAGGCGGGCGGCGAAGATGTTGTGCTGCTTCCAGCCCACGTGGCTGCGGAATTTCTGCACGTCGGGGTCGTAGTGGTAGGTGTTGACGGCCGTGGCTAGGTCGGGCTTGCCCAAGCCATAGATTCCCCAGGGAAACACGGGGTACAGCTGCGGGCTTTCGGTGTTATTGGCCCGTTCCCACAGTTTGGCCGGCGCCAGCAGCTTGTGGCCTTCGACCTCCCGTAGGCTGATTTCCGGAATACGGCCCAGCATGGCGGTCCACTGCTGGCGCTGCTCGGCGTTGCCGTAGGTGCTGGGCAAGGCCAGCAGGCGGGTTAGCACGGTGCGCAGGCCGGCAATGGTGGCAGTGGAATTGTAGGCCATCTTGTACGTCTCGGCTCCCGAGCCGGGGTAGAGGACGAGGTGGCCTTCGCCGTCGAGGGCTTTGGCGCCGCGCTGGCGGGCGAGGTATTGGTAGTGCTGGTCGAAGAAGGTGAGGCAGCTTTCGATGAAAAGTAGGTAGGGCGTGGCGTTCTGGCCGGCGTACTGCTCGGCGTCGAGCATCATCAAACAGAATTCCAGTACGGTGTCCCACTCGTATTCCAGCCACGCATTGTGCTCCAGTCCTTTGTCGAAGTCGGCGGGGCGTTTCCAGTTGTATTCGGCGGGGTTCGGTAGGCCGAAGTTTTCAAGCTGCTCGGTGAAGCAGGCGCCGGGGTGGTTCCAGTAGGTTTGGGTGCGTAGCTCGGCGTTGCGCAGGAGGCGCAGGTAGAAGTCGAACTGTGGCTTGAGTAGAGCCGCGTCGCCGCTTTTCAGCAGGGGCCAGTACACGAGGCGCTGGTTTTGGGCGGTGTGGGTGCCGCCACCCCAGTTGCGAAAGTCGGGCGTGAATTTGAGGGTGGAGTCGGTCAGGGCCGGGTCGTAGGTGAACAGGCCGCCATTGAACTTGGTGGGGTACTGCCCGAAAGCGTTGCAGCCCAGCATGTAGCGCATTAGCTGGTAGTTGCGGCCGGCCTGCCACTCGGGCGCGTTGGCGGCCGCTTTGCCGGGCTGAATGTGAATGAAGCTGCGGCCCCAGAACTCGCGCCACCAAGCCAAGGTGCGCGTGCGGTCCGCTTTCTGGTTCTGCCGGGCCGCCTTCTGAATCTGCTGTAGCTCCTGCTGCCACTGCGCCACCGTTGGGGCGACGGTCGTGTGCAACGCCAGCGTGAACGAATGGGAGCGGGCCGGTTGGCGGCTTTTCAGCGCCCAACCCCGGTAGGGCGTGCGCAGATACTGGCCGTCGGTGGTACCGGCCGGCACCATGTTCGGTCCTTGGAGTGCCCCACCGAAAATCAGATTCTGCAACGGGTTGTACAACTGCGTTTTCACTGTGGCTAAGCCTTGCTGCTGCACCGTTACATCGAAGACGGTTTGCGGGCGGTTTTGGTGAAAAAACTCCACGGTTTGGCCCCTAATGCTGATGCTGTCGTGTCGGGTTTTGACCTCGCCCTGGGGTGCCCATTTGTAGGAATTCTGGTTGTTTTCCTTGCCCTTTAGCACTCGGTCCTGAAAGCGCCAGCTTTCGTAGCTGGCTGTGGCCGTCAGCTTCTGGGTGCTGCTCACTTCCACATGCACCACCGGCCGGAATACATCCACCCAAATGTGCACCTGCGCCGACTGCTTGCCGGCCGTACCGGTTAATGTTACGTCGCCGGTTTGCAGGTTGAGTTGCTGCTTGAACGTCCCGCCTTTAAACGGGTTCGGACTCAGTCGCAACCGCACTCGGCCCAGTTTCAGCAGGCTGTTGTTTTCATCGAAAGTGCCGCTACGGGCCACGTAAAACAGCACGTCGTCGCCCTCACTCCACACGTTCAGCCCAATGTCGCCGCCCCCACAAGGCATCGATTCGCCGCTGTTTTTGCTCGAACTGGTCCAGGTGATGTTGTTGGTGGCTAGCTCAGGGCTTTGGGCAGTGGCAAGGAAGGGGAGGAGTGACAGGATTGTGCAGACGAGAGGCCTCACCCCCCGGCCCCCTCTCCGAAAAAGGAGAGGGGGAGCCTGACGCAAGAATCGTTGAACGCACCCCCTCTCCTTTTTCGGAGAGGGGGCCGGGGGGTGAGGAGCTCCGTTGACCATTCTCATTGTGCCCAATCGTCGGTGCGGAACGAGGATACGGGTAGGCCCTCGGTGCTGAACAGGGTGGCTCGCGTGAAGTCCTGGAAGGCATAGCGCACGGCTATGGGTGTTTTCACTGCGTCGGACGAGACGGTGATGCTGCTGCCGTTGATGGTGGCTTTGGCGGGGTAGAACTTCTGGTCGGCGCCGGCTACTTCGAAGCCGGTTAGCTCCTGGCCGAAGCTGGTCATGCCGTTGGGCGAGTTCTTGAAGCGGACGGCTACCGAATTGTCCTTCACCGTCATCGACTCGTAGGTTGGGCTCATGGCGCCGAAGCCTTTGCGCCCGTAGGTTTGGGCCAGGGCTAGCAAGGCCAAGCGGGTGCCGCCGGGCTCTTTGCGCATGGGGTGAATGGACGTTTCCTCGCCAATATCCAGCATGACGGCCATAGCGGTGTTGGGGACTTGGTCCTGCAACTTGCGTTGCGTATCCCGGATGAAAGCCGAGTTGTACTTGCCGCCTTTGTTGGTGGAGGTGCGGGTGTAGTCGAAGGGCGCAATCTGGGCGTAGTAGAATGGGAAGTCGCCCATGCCCCACTTCGTGCGCCACTGCTTCACCATGGCGGTAAACAGTTTGGCGTACTCGTCGGGCCGGTCGTAGTTGGATTCGCCCTGGTACCAGATGGCTCCTTTAATGCCGTAGCCTTCAATAGGGTGCAGCATGCCATTATACAGCGTGGTAGGGGTACGGCTGACTAACTTGATGGTGTCGCCTTTGGCTGGAATCTTCACCCCAGCAAACTGCCGCAGGTTCTCGGCATCCATCCACGCTTCGATGTAGGAACCGCTGTAGCTGCAGTGAATCAGGCCCACCGGTACCTGCAGTTGTTCCTGAAGCAGCCGCCCAAAATAGTAGCCGGTGGCGCTGAAATTGGATACGGCCTCCGGTTCAGCTAGGCGCCACGGCGAGGGTTTGCTGTTCTCCTGAGGCTCCGTCACTGAGGAGCGGGGCACGGTATAGAGGCGAAGCTGGTCGTTTTTCGAATGTAGTATAGCCTCGTTGGAACCCAGTATGGGTTGGCCCTTGAAGCCTTTCATAGGCATTTCCATGTTCGATTGGCCACCGCACAACCACACTTCTCCCACCAGCACGTTCTTCAGCTTAACGGGCGTACCGTCGCTGATAGTCAGCTCGTAAGGTCCGCCGGCCGTTGGAGTCTTCACCTTCAGCCGCCACTTGCCGGCCGCGTCCACTTTGGCGGTGTACTTCTGCTTGCTCCAGCTTGGTGTCACTGTTACGGTGTTGCCCGCCTTAGCCCAACCCCACACCGCGCATTCAGCCTGCTGCTGAAACACCATATTGTCGGTGAAAATGGAAGGCAGCTTGACTTCAGCCCGAAGTAGGAGTGGCGTAAGAAAGAGAAGTATCGTGCTGACGAGGGGCCTCACCCCCCGGCCCCCTCTCCGAAAAGGAGAGGAGGTGCCACGGCGGCACAGTGTAATTGCAACAAGTGGATTTTCTGCTTTCATCAAATCAGCTTCTTTAATCATCAAATAATCGTCAGGCTCCCCCTCTCCTTTTTGGAGAGGGGGCCGGGGGGTGAGGCCCCTCGTCAGAGCTTACCGGCTCACTGGTAGCCATACTTGCATGTCACCTAAGCCGCGGTTGCCCCAGGCGTAGTAGGGAACGAGCTTGAAGGGCACGGGCGTGGTTTGAGGTTTGGTGATGGGGTGGTAGAGCTTGCCTTTCCACGCCGAGTTGTCCACGAACTCGCCCTGGCCTTCCAGCCAGACGATATCGGAGCCGGCTACTGTTGTGTGGCGCGGGGTAAGGGTGGCGCTGGAGGGTATGAGCAAGCCGCTCAGCGGTTTGCCGGCGGGTAGGTCGGCGGCTTCGAGGCAGTACACCACGGGGCCACGCTTTACGGCTACTTGGTTGCGGTTTTCCTCTACCAGCGGGTTGGTTTCCACGAGCTGCGCGGGCATGGGCAGATTCAGCTCCACCTTGTCGCCGGCTTTCCAGCGGCGATTCACCTCGGCATACGTGCCCGGCTTGAGAGTCACCGATTCAGGCTTGCCGTTTACGAGCAGCGTGGCGCCTTCGCACCAGCCCGGCACCCGCAGAAACAGCGAAAACGGCTTCTTCGGGGCCTGACTTAGCGTCAGTTTCACGGCGCCGTCCCAGGGGTAGTTGGTTTCCTCGGTGAGCTTGACCGGGGAGCCATCCTTGAGCTTCGTGTTCAAGTTGTTGCCGCCATATAGGTTCAGCCACAAGCCCTTATCCGATACGCTGTAGAGGTAGTTGTTGACCTCCGAAATGGTGCGTACCACGTTGGGCGGGCAGCAGTTGGAGAGGCTGATATAGTCCACCCGCTCCTTCGACCACCGCTGCGAAAACGGCAGCGCCGCCGAGTACGCCAGCGGGTTGGTGTACAGAAACCTTTGCCCATCCAAGCTGATGCCCGACAACACGCTGTTGTAGAGGGCCGTTTCCAGCACGTCGGCGTACTTGGCGTCGGCGGTTACTTGCAGCATCCGCCAGTTCCAGAGCACGTTGCCGATATTGGCGCAGGTTTCGCCGTGGGCCGTGTGGTTGGGCAGCTGATAGTCGCGGCCGTAAGCCTGGTGGATTTTCTGCACCGTATCGGGCTTGTAGGCCGTGCCGTCCGGCGATACGCCGTCGTAGAGCGCGCCACAGGCCCCGGTTACATACATTTTGTGCTGGGTCACGTCGTCCCACATCCGGTCCAGGGTCGTGAGCAGGGTTTTGTCGCCGGTTTCGGCGTACACGTCGGCCGCGCCCGCAAAGAGGTAATTGGCCCGCACGGCGTGGCCGCCGGCTTTCTGCATCTGCCGAAACGGAATCCGGTCCTGGTTGTCGTCGGTGCCGATTTCGGCGGCCAAGCCCCGAATGTTGATCAGGCTTTGGGCCAGTTCCAGGTAGCGTGGGTCGCGGGTGGTGCGGTACATTTCCACCACGCCCATGTAATGCGAAGGGCAGATGGCATTGCGGGCCAACTCGGGCGAGGCCCTTTGGTAGAAGTTATAGAGGTAATCCGTTGACTTCTTAGCAAGGTCCAGCATAGAGGTCTTGCCGGTGGCGCGGTAGTGCACGCAGGCCGCCGTCATTAAGTGGCCCAGGTTGTAGGTTTCGAAGTTCAGCCGGTCCTTGAAGGCCGCCTTCAGCCCAGGATTGTTCAGCTCGGCGATGGTGCTGTGCGTGCTGATGTAGCCGTCGGACCGCTGCACTTTGGCAATTAGCGCAATGGCTTCGTCAAGCTGCTTATCGAGCTTGGGGTCGTGAGTGACGGCGTAGGAAGCGGCCAGGGCTTCCAGCAGCTTGAAAAAGTCACCGTCGTGAAAGGGTGGGCCTTTGTGCTCGCCTTTCTCCAAGCCGGCGGCAATTTCGAAGTTCTTGTACGCGTGGTTTCGGTCGGAGTGGTACAGTTCCCACATGGTCGGAATCATCGACTTCTGGCACACATCGAACCGCTCGGCCCAGAAGCCGGTGGTCCAGGTCGCGCTGCCCATGTCCACGCTGCTGAGCTTGGCGTGGGTGCTGGCGGAAGTGTTGGTCAGTGCCTTTTGCTGGGCCGCAGCCGGCTGGCCAACCGATGCGCCGAACAGCAGTCCCGCAGCAAGAAATTTATAGGTGGGAAAGGTCATGGTAGTGAGTAGATATGAACGTCATGCAGAGCACAGCGAAGCATCTCGCCTGCTGTTGCTAGAGTAGTAATCTTGAGTCAGCACGCGAGATGCTTCGCTGTGCTCTGCATGACGTTCTATTCTTGTAAAGGCTATTTTGAACGTGTTGATTCAGATGAAATGCCGATGGTCACTGGGCCTAGGAGGCCGGCGGGTAGCAGGGGTTTGGTGGCGGCGGGGGATGGGGCGGGCGTCCAGGTAGGGCGCTGGTCGGCGGGGAGGGCTTGGTCGCCGGTGAGGCGGTTGGCCCAGGTGTTGGTCACGAGGATGCGGAGCTGGTTGTCGCCTTTGCGCACGGCGTCGGTGATGTCGAGGCGGTAGGGAGCAGTCCAGGCGGTGCCGATGGGTTTGCCGTTGAGCTGGACCTCTGCTAGGTTGGCCACCTGGCCCAGTTCCAGCCATACGCGCTGCTGGGGGCGCTTCTTAGCTTTCCAGCGGAAGATGCGGGTGTACTCGGCGGTGCCGGAATAGTGGCGGATGGCGTCGTCGGAATGC is from Hymenobacter tibetensis and encodes:
- a CDS encoding DUF5703 domain-containing protein, whose amino-acid sequence is MRPLVCTILSLLPFLATAQSPELATNNITWTSSSKNSGESMPCGGGDIGLNVWSEGDDVLFYVARSGTFDENNSLLKLGRVRLRLSPNPFKGGTFKQQLNLQTGDVTLTGTAGKQSAQVHIWVDVFRPVVHVEVSSTQKLTATASYESWRFQDRVLKGKENNQNSYKWAPQGEVKTRHDSISIRGQTVEFFHQNRPQTVFDVTVQQQGLATVKTQLYNPLQNLIFGGALQGPNMVPAGTTDGQYLRTPYRGWALKSRQPARSHSFTLALHTTVAPTVAQWQQELQQIQKAARQNQKADRTRTLAWWREFWGRSFIHIQPGKAAANAPEWQAGRNYQLMRYMLGCNAFGQYPTKFNGGLFTYDPALTDSTLKFTPDFRNWGGGTHTAQNQRLVYWPLLKSGDAALLKPQFDFYLRLLRNAELRTQTYWNHPGACFTEQLENFGLPNPAEYNWKRPADFDKGLEHNAWLEYEWDTVLEFCLMMLDAEQYAGQNATPYLLFIESCLTFFDQHYQYLARQRGAKALDGEGHLVLYPGSGAETYKMAYNSTATIAGLRTVLTRLLALPSTYGNAEQRQQWTAMLGRIPEISLREVEGHKLLAPAKLWERANNTESPQLYPVFPWGIYGLGKPDLATAVNTYHYDPDVQKFRSHVGWKQHNIFAARLGLTDEAAELTVKKMQDSGRRFPAFWGPGYDWTPDHNWGGSGMIGLQEMLLQTDGRRIFLLPAWPRDWDVHFKLHAPYQTTIEAEIKDGKAQIISVTPESRRKDILMD
- a CDS encoding sialate O-acetylesterase; this translates as MIKEADLMKAENPLVAITLCRRGTSSPFRRGGRGVRPLVSTILLFLTPLLLRAEVKLPSIFTDNMVFQQQAECAVWGWAKAGNTVTVTPSWSKQKYTAKVDAAGKWRLKVKTPTAGGPYELTISDGTPVKLKNVLVGEVWLCGGQSNMEMPMKGFKGQPILGSNEAILHSKNDQLRLYTVPRSSVTEPQENSKPSPWRLAEPEAVSNFSATGYYFGRLLQEQLQVPVGLIHCSYSGSYIEAWMDAENLRQFAGVKIPAKGDTIKLVSRTPTTLYNGMLHPIEGYGIKGAIWYQGESNYDRPDEYAKLFTAMVKQWRTKWGMGDFPFYYAQIAPFDYTRTSTNKGGKYNSAFIRDTQRKLQDQVPNTAMAVMLDIGEETSIHPMRKEPGGTRLALLALAQTYGRKGFGAMSPTYESMTVKDNSVAVRFKNSPNGMTSFGQELTGFEVAGADQKFYPAKATINGSSITVSSDAVKTPIAVRYAFQDFTRATLFSTEGLPVSSFRTDDWAQ
- a CDS encoding aceric acid hydrolase, translating into MTFPTYKFLAAGLLFGASVGQPAAAQQKALTNTSASTHAKLSSVDMGSATWTTGFWAERFDVCQKSMIPTMWELYHSDRNHAYKNFEIAAGLEKGEHKGPPFHDGDFFKLLEALAASYAVTHDPKLDKQLDEAIALIAKVQRSDGYISTHSTIAELNNPGLKAAFKDRLNFETYNLGHLMTAACVHYRATGKTSMLDLAKKSTDYLYNFYQRASPELARNAICPSHYMGVVEMYRTTRDPRYLELAQSLINIRGLAAEIGTDDNQDRIPFRQMQKAGGHAVRANYLFAGAADVYAETGDKTLLTTLDRMWDDVTQHKMYVTGACGALYDGVSPDGTAYKPDTVQKIHQAYGRDYQLPNHTAHGETCANIGNVLWNWRMLQVTADAKYADVLETALYNSVLSGISLDGQRFLYTNPLAYSAALPFSQRWSKERVDYISLSNCCPPNVVRTISEVNNYLYSVSDKGLWLNLYGGNNLNTKLKDGSPVKLTEETNYPWDGAVKLTLSQAPKKPFSLFLRVPGWCEGATLLVNGKPESVTLKPGTYAEVNRRWKAGDKVELNLPMPAQLVETNPLVEENRNQVAVKRGPVVYCLEAADLPAGKPLSGLLIPSSATLTPRHTTVAGSDIVWLEGQGEFVDNSAWKGKLYHPITKPQTTPVPFKLVPYYAWGNRGLGDMQVWLPVSR